The sequence TTGATGGCAAGGGCGACGGTGACGGCCGGGTTGAGGTGCGCACCGGAGAGCGGTCCGGAGATGTACACGGCCGTCAGTACGGCGAAGCCCCACCCGAAGGTGATGGCGAGCCAACCGGCGTTACGGGCCTTGGAGGCCTTCAGCGTGACGGCCGCGCAGACGCCGCCGCCGAGCAGGATGAGTATGGCGGTACCGATGGTCTCGCCGATGAAGATGTCGGAGCTGGACACCCGCGACTCCTTTGTCCTTCGTCCAGGGGTAAGCCGAACCCCGGGTCCCTCCGGGAGTTCAGGCGCCCTCGGGGGTGAGAGCGATGCCGGCCCTTGGCGTTGTCACACTCTAGCGCGTATTGCCGGTAGGTGTTCGACAATGCCGACCGATGGACGGGAGTCTTGCTTCGGCGTTACGCACGCGTCAAGGGTTCTGTTATCGAAAACAGGATCGTTATTGATCGCTTCCGGCTATCTCTCGTCGCGCGCGGACATAGGCGCTGGTGGGGTTGTCGCCCGATATGTCCACTTCAGGGTAGGGCGAGAACCGGAACGCCGCCCGGCGTCCCGGTCAACCCGCAGTAGTGCGCCCGGCGCTCAGAACCGTCCCGCGCCCAGGTCCCTGGAGACCGCGCGGGCGCAGTCGCGCACCGCCGCGATCAGCTCGGGACGCAGCTCGCCGTCCCGGCACAGCCGCTCCACGGCGCCGGTGATGCCGACCGAGCCCACGGGCATGCGGCGCCGGTCGTGGATGGGCGCGGCGATGGACGCCACGCCCTCCCAGGTCTCCTCCACGTCGGCCGCGTACCCACGCGCGCGCGTGACGTCTAGGAGGTGCTCGAAGTCGTCCTGGTCGCACACCGTGCGGTCCGTGAAGGGCTTCCGCTCGGCTTCCATCGCCTCGCTGTGCGCCACCGGGTCGTAGGCCGAGAGCACTTTGCCGAGCGCGGTGGAGTGCAGCGGCTGCATGGCGCCGATCTCCAGCACCTGCCGGCTGTCGTCGGGCCGGAAGACGTGGTGCACGATCAGCACGCCCTGCTGGTGCAGGACCCCCAGGTGCACGCTCTCGCCGCTGGAGCGGGCCAGGTCGTCGGTCCACACCAGGGCTCGCGCCCGCAGCTCGTGGACATCCAGATAGGTGGTGCCGAGACGCAGCAGCTCCGCGCCCAGCTGATAACGCCCGGAGGCGTCGTCCTGCTCCACGAAACCCTCCTGCTGGAGGGTGCGCAGAATGCCGTGGGCGGTGCCCTTGGCGAGGCCCAGGGACGAGGCGATGTCCGACAGGCCCAGTCTCCGCTCGCCGCCCGCGAGCAGCCGCAGCATCGCGGCCGCCCGTTCGAGCGACTGGATGTTCCGTGCCATCGCCGTCCTGCCTCCGTCCCCTTTGACCGCCGACGAACGCGGGGCATGCTGACTCCCCGTGTCGACTGCCGTCGTACACCGTCTTACGTCGCGCTACCCAGCGTTCGGCAATGTCGAACACTACCGGTCCATGTCGACCTCCCGCTAATGGTCGGTCGACACCTGTTACATCACACGTGGCCCGAGTGTGGCGCGGGAGCCACCCGCGTCCGCCACGTGGACGCCGGTGCCCATCCAAGCGGACTCCCGGTTACCCTGACGCCGTGCGGCATCTCCGCCTGTCAGGAAAAGAGCCGCATAGCCGACAGCCGTCGCATCTAGGGAGCCCTTTCATGGCCTCGTTGCCACCGTCCCCTTCCGCCGACAGCCGGACCCGTGCGTCCGCGCTCCGAGAGGCGCTCGCCACCCGTGTGGTGGTCGCCGACGGGGCGATGGGCACGATGCTCCAGGCGCAGGAGCCCACGCTCGACGACTTCCAGCAGCTCGAGGGCTGCAACGAGATCCTGAATCTGACGCGTCCCGACATCGTGCGTGCGGTGCACGAGGCGTATTTCGCGGTGGGCGTGGACTGCGTGGAGACCAACACGTTCGGTGCGAACCATTCCGCGTTGGGTGAGTACGACATCTCGGGGCGGGTGTTCGAGCTGTCCGAGGCGGGTGCCCGGGTGGCGCGGGAGGTGGCCGACGCGTTCACGGCGGGGGACGGCCGGCAGCGCTGGGTGCTGGGTTCGATGGGTCCGGGGACCAAGCTGCCGACGCTGGGCCATGCTCCGTACCCGACGTTGCGTGATGCGTATCAGCGCAATGCGGAGGGTCTGGTCGCGGGTGGTGCGGATGCGCTGCTGGTGGAGACGACGCAGGATCTGCTGCAGACGAAGGCGGCGGTGCTGGGTGCGCGGCGGGGTCTGGAGGTGCTGGGTCTCGATCTGCCGGTGATCGTGTCGGTGACGGTCGAGACGACGGGCACGATGCTGCTGGGTTCGGAGATCGGGGCGGCGCTGACGGCGCTGGAGCCGCTGGGCATCGACATGATCGGGCTGAACTGTGCCACCGGCCCGGCCGAGATGAGCGAGCACCTGCGCTACCTCGCCCGCAACGCACGCATCCCGCTCGCCTGCATGCCCAACGCGGGCCTGCCCGTGCTCGGCAAGGACGGCGCCCACTACCCGCTGACCGCGCCCGAGCTGGCCGACGCGCAGGAGACCTTCGTCCGTGAGTACGGCCTTTCGCTCGTCGGCGGCTGCTGTGGTACGACGCCGGAGCACCTGCGGCAGGTGGTCGAGCGCGTCCAGGGCCTGACCCCGCCCGCTCGTGACCCGCGCCCCGAGCCCGGCGCCGCCTCCCTCTACCAGTCGGTGCCGTTCCGCCAGGACACGTCCTACCTGGCGATCGGTG comes from Streptomyces sp. FXJ1.172 and encodes:
- a CDS encoding IclR family transcriptional regulator encodes the protein MARNIQSLERAAAMLRLLAGGERRLGLSDIASSLGLAKGTAHGILRTLQQEGFVEQDDASGRYQLGAELLRLGTTYLDVHELRARALVWTDDLARSSGESVHLGVLHQQGVLIVHHVFRPDDSRQVLEIGAMQPLHSTALGKVLSAYDPVAHSEAMEAERKPFTDRTVCDQDDFEHLLDVTRARGYAADVEETWEGVASIAAPIHDRRRMPVGSVGITGAVERLCRDGELRPELIAAVRDCARAVSRDLGAGRF